Proteins from a genomic interval of Rhizoctonia solani chromosome 12, complete sequence:
- a CDS encoding GMC oxidoreductase, with the protein MVIGVLVSSLLFAGIASSQQTTYDYIVVGSGPSGIVMADRLSEAGKSVLLIERGGPSTALTGGTDTPPWSTRTNLTRFDIPGMFDTMFSDVSPLAGCLVGGGAAINGMQYWYPPDAEYSTSNGWPSGWQSVSTYVDKLKARLPSTDIPSKDGKRYLTQIHDVIKSLLDKQGYSELTVNNSPNTKDKIYGFTAFPTQGGKRTGPMDTYLKTARARSNFKLVTNTNVLAVVRNGAQITGVRTDNSALGTNGIVSLTSKGRVVLSAGVFGTAKILFQSGIGPSDMLSITASNPTSSQYMPPSSQYINLPVGMNAKDSPSITLTFAHSSVPNYSWGSVWSNPPSADASQYASQQAGILAGNSYDVSFWRPYTGSDGIKRYVQGSAHGGGFGFASGLFTVYMYITQGLTSTGRIGIDSSLRGVVLKNPWLADQAEKTVMTNAVTDVLSTYQQVSGLQLISPSSGTLVSTHVSNTVGGSNHWTSTTRIGTSSSTSVVDSNTKVWNTNNLFIVDAGIHPGMPMSNPFGSFMVMAELAAAKILGLAGGP; encoded by the exons ATGGTAATCGGCGTTCTGGTTTCCTCACTTCTTTTTGCGGGGATCG cttcttctcAGCAGACAACATATGACTATATTGTAGTAGGGTCTGGACCCTCGGGGATCGTTATGGCAGACCGCCTATCAGAGGCAGGAAAGTCGGTACTCTTAATTGAGCG TGGCGGACCAAGCACAGCTCTAACAGGGGGGACTGATACTCCACCATGGTCCACCAGAACCAAT CTCACTCGCTTTGATATTCCTGGAATGTTTGACACCATGTTCTCAG ATGTCTCACCACTCGCTGGATGTCTCGTTGGAGGAGGCGCCGCAATCAACGGAAT GCAGTATTGGTATCCTCCTGATGCCGAGTATTCTACATCGAACGGATGGCCAAGTGGCTGGCAATCAGTCTCTACCTACGTCGACAAACTTAAGGCTCGTCTTCCGTCTACGGATATACCATCTAAAGATGGAAAACGCTACCTAACTCAAATccatgatgtcatcaagtccCTCCTCGACAAGCAAGGTTATAGCGAGCTTACAGTCAACAATAGCCCAAATACTAAAGATAAAATTTATGGCTTTACCGCCTTCCCA ACCCAAGGTGGAAAACGGACTGGTCCGATGGATACCTACCTGAAGACGGCTCGGGCTAGGTCTAACTTCAAGCTCGTAACAAACACCAATGTCCTCGCAGTCGTGCGTAACGGTGCACAGATCACGGGTGTTCGGACTGACAACAGTGCGC TTGGAACCAACGGCATTGTATCTTTGACGTCCAAGGGTCGTGTCGTTCTATCGGCCGGAGTGTTTGGTACTGCTAAAATACTTTTTCAGTCTG GAATTGGGCCTTCGGATATGTTGTCAATTACAGCATCAAACCCAACGAGCTCACAGTACATGCCTCCGTCGTCACAGTATATCAACCTACCTGTAGGCATGAACGCCAAAGACAGCCCATCTATAACCCTCACCTTCGCACATTCGAGTGTTCCCAACTACAGCTGGGGATCAGTCTGGTCCAATCCTCCCTCGGCTGATGCAAGTCAATATGCTAGCCAACAAGCGGGTATTCTTGCAGGTAACTCGTACGACGTCAGCTTTTGGCGCCCGTACACCGGATCCGACGGTATCAAGCGCTATGTACAGGGCTCCGCCCACGGTGGAGGCTTTGGGTTCGCTTCGGGTCTGTTCACCGTCTACATGTATATCACCCAGGGTCTTACCTCAACTGGTCGCATCG GGATCGATTCGTCTCTGCGCGGTGTGGTCCTTAAAAATCCTTGGCTTGCCGACCAGGCAGAAAAGACAGTGATGACGAATGCAGTGACAGACGTGCTATCAACGTACCAGCAGGTTTCAGGTCTTCAGTTAATTTCACCTAGCAGCGGCACGCTGGTTTCTACGCACGTGTCTAATACAGTGGGAGGTTCTAATCACTGGACCAGCACGACTCGAATTGGTACCAGCTCGTCGACCTCGGTTGTGGACTCAAACACGAAAGTCTGGAATACTA ATAACCTGTTCATTGTTGATGCGGGTATACATCCTGGCATGCCCATGAGTAATCCCTTTGGGTCGTTTATGGTGATGGCAGAGCTTGCGGCAGCCAAGATTCTCGGATTGGCTGGCGGTCCATGA
- a CDS encoding chitin synthase, protein MAYSKRYQQAPSSPYPHSPSTPRLGVDPFATPTPSYDELPTHAGSAVSPTYAPAYRAPSPTATHPLAPDMAYNQPYDNRAYSHDAHPEWDSRSAKSYQTYNSQAHLDPHNNKQYEMSQFSTVPALPYNPAPGIVDYPPQQPEYGANLRPSVGGSQHSNSGYSTAREKMMRRRTVRHVELQQGNLVLDMPVPTAIVPEGCTAEEQTHMRYTAVTCDPDEFSSSKYSLRPYLMGRKTELFIVMTMYNEDEILFVKTMNAVIKNVAHLCGRSKSKTWGPEGWKKVVVCIVSDGRSKINQRTLKVIQLMGCYQDGIAKDEVAGKDVTAHIFEYTSTVVVSDSGEVAQGGVPIQLLFCLKEQNKKKLNSHRWFFNAFGPLIKPNVCILLDVGTKPTGTSIYELWKCFDRHPGVGGACGEICVDTGRNCSILLKSPLAASQNFEYKMSNILDKPLESVFGYISVLPGAFSAYRYKALLGKPLEMYFKGETMHGGGSDGAGLFERNMYLAEDRILCFEIVTKKKEAWTLKYVKSAKASTDVPTTIAEFISQRRRWLNGSFFAALHATTFQHRIWTSGQNFLRKIILQIEFWYNAVQMIFAWTSLANFYLAFFFLVSSATANADTDAFGFIAAGAGSKVFEVFLKIYIALLFVVLICSLGNRPQGSKATYAACIILFGICNLIALWCAGFTVYMALPHSASEWANVPALFENRTFRDIVISLAATYGLYFFASFMHAEPYHMFTSFLQYLFWLPSYVNILMMYAMCNLHDLGWGTKGDNGSVKDLGGAKKVKGENGKVMAEVDLPTSKEDVDSLWAASRTALRNKPAETKEKRDAATKLMDADRNSRTNVVLVWMGTNAAMIIFFTSELFLDLTKKWADSSTGGVFNPYLSVLFYALAGLSAIRFVGSALYLLLRLVGL, encoded by the exons ATGGCGTACTCAAAGCGGTATCAACAAGCGCCTAGTTCTCCTTATCCACACTCTCCCTCCACACCCCGCCTGGGCGTCGACCCGTTTGCTACACCCACTCCTTCCTACGACGAGCTTCCCACGCACGCAGGCAGTGCTGTTTCCCCCACTTACGCACCTGCGTACCGCGCTCCTTCCCCGACCGCAACACACCCCCTTGCCCCCGACATGGCCTACAACCAGCCCTACGACAACCGCGCCTACTCCCACGATGCCCATCCCGAGTGGGACAGTCGAAGCGCCAAGTCATATCAGACATACAACTCCCAGGCCCACCTCGACCCACACAACAACAAGCAGTATGAGATGAGCCAGTTCTCGACTGTCCCCGCCTTGCCCTACAATCCCGCACCCGGCATCGTCGACTATCCTCCTCAACAGCCAGAATATGGAGCCAATCTGCGCCCATCGGTCGGGGGCAGCCAGCACTCTAACTCGGGCTACTCCACCGCACGCGAAAAGATGATGCGTCGCAGA ACCGTCCGCCATGTCGAGCTCCAGCAAGGCAATCTCGTGCTCGACATGCCTGTCCCCACTGCTATTGTCCCCGAGGGATGCACCGCCGAGGAGCAGACCCACATGCGATATACCGCAGTCACTTGCGACCCTGACGAATTCTCCTCGTCCAAATACTCCCTCCGTCCTTACCTGATGGGCCGCAAAACTGAGCTCTTTATCGTCATGACCATGTACAACGAGGACGAGATTCTTTTTGTCAAAACAATGAACGCTGTCATCAAGAACGTTGCTCATCTATGCGGTCGCTCCAAGAGCAAGACTTGGGGCCCTGAAGGCTGGAAAAAG GTTGTTGTCTGCATTGTTTCGGATGGGCGAAGCAAGATCAACCAACGCACGCTCAAGGTTATTCAGCTCATGGGCTGTTATCAGGACGGTATCGCCAAGGACGAAGTCGCCGGTAAAGATGTCACCGCTCATATCTTTGAATATACCTCTACCGTCGTCGTCTCGGACTCGGGTGAAGTCGCCCAGGGCGGTGTCCCCATTCAACTTTTATTCTGTCTGAAAGAGCAGAACAAGAAGAAGCTCAATTCGCATCGTTGGTTCTTTAATGCATTTGGACCGCTCATCAAACCCAATG tttgtattcttcttgaCGTTGGCACAAAACCCACCGGAACCTCCATCTATGAGctctggaaatgctttgatCGCCATCCGGGTGTGGGAGGCGCATGTGGAGA GATCTGCGTCGACACGGGCCGAAACTGTTCCATCCTCCTAAAATCCCCCCTCGCTGCATCCCAGAATTTCGAGTACAAAATGTCCAACATTCTTGACAAACCCCTCGAGTCTGTATTCGGCTACATTTCCGTCTTGCCCGGTGCCTTTTCCGCCTACCGATACAAGGCACTCCTCGGCAAACCCCTCGAAATGTATTTCAAGGGTGAGACCATGCACGGTGGGGGATCAGATGGGGCGGGGCTGTTCGAGCGTAACATGTATCTTGCCGAGGATCGCATTCTGTGCTTTGAGATTGTGACaaagaagaaggaagccTGGAC ACTCAAGTACGTCAAGAGCGCCAAGGCTTCGACTGATGTACCCACAACC ATTGCCGAGTTCATCTCGCAACGCCGTCGATGGCTCAACGGGTCCTTCTTTGCCGCCCTTCACGCGACGACGTTCCAGCACCGTATCTGGACATCTGGCCAGAATTTCCTGCGAAAGATTATCCTGCAAATCGAGTTTTGGTATAATGCTGTCCAAATGATTTTTGCATGGACGAGTTTGGCCAACTTTTACCTCGCATTCTTTTTC CTGGTCAGCTCGGCAACTGCCAACGCTGACACCGATGCCTTCGGGTTCATTGCAGCAGGTGCCGGCTCAAAGGTTTTCGAGGTGTTCCTCAAG ATATATATCGCTCTGTTGTTCGTCGTTTTGATTTGTTCATTGGGTAATCGGCCACAG GGTTCGAAAGCGACATATGCGGCCTGCATTATTCTTTTCGGTATCTGTAACCTTATTGCGTTATGGTGTGCTGGGTTCACGGTCTACATGGCTTTACCTCACTCGGCGTCGGAATGGGCCAACGTCCCTGC GCTATTTGAGAACAGGACTTTCCGGGATATT GTCATATCGCTTGCAGCTACATACGGTCTTTATTTCTTTGCGTCGTTTATGCATGCAGAGCCTTACCACATGTTCACCTCATTCCTTC AATACCTGTTTTGGTTGCCAAGCT ACGTCAATATTCTGA TGATGTACGCAATGT GCAATTTGCACGATCTTGGTTGGGGAACCAAAGGTGACAATGGTTCCGTCAAGGATTTGGGTGGAGCGAAAAAGGTCAAGGGCGAAAACGGCAAGGTGATGGCAGAAGTCGACCTGCCTACCTCGAAAGAGGACGTCGATTCGCTCTGGGCTGCGAGTAGGACGGCGTTGAGGAACAAGCCTGCTGAAACCAAGGAGAAGCGTGATGC CGCTACTAAACTTATGGATGCTGATCGCAACTCGCGTACAAACGTTGTGTTGGTGTGGATGGGTACGAACGC CGCGATGATCATCTTCTTCACGTCAGAATTGTTCCTCGACTTGACAAAGAAGTGGGCGGATAGCTCGACTGGAGGAGTCTTTAACCCTTATTTATCGGTTCTGTTCTACGCTTT GGCCGGGTTGAGTGCTATC CGTTTCGTTGGTTCGGCTCTCTACCTTCTTCTCCGCCTTGTCGGTCTCTAG
- a CDS encoding lactonase, 7-bladed beta-propeller, protein MGTSNSSVRTSGVYVSHGFPLASAKLWFHDQHKYPGESGIDFISVYKHCGWSTPVARCPAEYTFAAFVFMVSYKILVGGYTSALTTLSFTSGNTNLPTVSTISTTNPSWITAHPTNKSVIFATQDSYFGGVQSFLVGSQGQLTKIASVSTGGDSPAHMIVSKDGNEIVVMNYNSGTGLNVPLTGDKSRFGTAYPIIKFTGSGPNPSRQTSSHPHAIIQYGNEYLVPDLGSDKIWRLTKSSSGALQNSGYIQQPLGSGPRHGVIDGNTLYTIHELSNTVIQQTIPALGSNSQAPIIANISILPTDSNNPSAHTAAELILSPVTSAFPKQYLYATNRGDSSDAITIIDPANNGLRIVKQFRTGLSSMRGAALSPDGTYLVTGGQYNGLVVVYERINGGADLKEVARASGFNQPFSFLWV, encoded by the exons ATGGGGACTTCGAATTCTTCAG TTAGAACCTCGGGAGTTTACGTCTCACATGGATTCCCTCTTGCCTCGGCAAAGCTTTGGTTTCATGATCAACACAAGTATCCAG GCGAGTCCGGAATAGACTTCATTTCGGTATATAAGCATTGTGGTTGGTCAACACCAGTCGCTAGATGCCCCGCTGAATACACCTTCGCTGCATTCGTCTTCATGGTCTCGTACAAGATTCTCGTAGGTGGCTATACGTCAGCCTTGACGACTTTGTCGTTTACGTCTGGCAACACAAACCTGCCCACTGTCTCAACCATCTCAACTACGAATCCAAGTTGGATCACTGCCCATCCGACAAACAAAAGTGTCATTTTTGCCACTCAGGACTCGTATTTTGGAGGAGTGCAGTCATTTTTGGTTGGCTCGCAAGGGCAGTTGACGAAG ATCGCATCCGTTTCCACAGGAGGAGATAGCCCTGCTCACATGATTGTGTCCAAGGATGGAAATGAGATTGTAGTCATGAAT TACAACAGCGGAACCGGCCTAAACGTACCTCTCACCGGCGACAAAAGCCGCTTCGGAACTGCGTATCCGATTATCAAATTCACTGGCTCCGGTCCCAATCCCAGTCGTCAGACCAGTTCTCACCCCCACGCGATCATTCAATATGGCAACGAGTATCTGGTCCCAGATCTT GGTTCAGACAAAATATGGAGACTGACAAAGTCCAGTTCGGGCGCCTTGCAGAATAGCGGATACATCCAGCAACCTTTGGGAAGCGGGCCCCGTCACGGTGTCATCGACG GTAATACACTATACACAATCCACGAACTTTCCAATACAGTTATCCAACAAACTATCCCTGCTCTTGGATCGAATTCCCAGGCCCCCATTATCGCCAATATCTCTATCCTACCAACCGACTCTAACAACCCTAGCGCACATACTGCTGCCGAACTAATCCTCTCACCCGTCACAAGTGCTTTCCCGAAACAATACTTGTATGCCACCAATCGCGGAGACTCGAGCGATGCCATTACTATCATTGACCCCGCGAACAACGGTCTTAGAATCGTCAAGCAGTTCCGGACTGGACTTAGTAGCATGCGCGGAGCCGCATTGAGCCCTGATGGTACTTATCTGGTCACTGGCGGGCAATACAATGGGCTCGTGGTTGTTTACGAGCGCATCAACGGAGGGGCAGATTTGAAGGAGGTTGCTCGGGCATCTGGCTTCAATCAACCGTTTAGCTTCCTTTGGGTATGA
- a CDS encoding lactonase, 7-bladed beta-propeller codes for MPLNSSITNAPTSSPTQPVTSSPNDALESATSPGSVKSTSRGGRSRPASVASKGCITSASTLACKPEDFKKWASIVKLQLEPSISFVIPPDPCFQNIRRIQSASVCLPSWLGDETSSCISHLPSVYRNLLERVRSLIKTDICSLDKNDIPDLPSALPIILQICNHQARLRAAGKQHSEMDIRIGIDALMLYSCDMEEGHPLTYNTEQTLKLPSAATEAFDVTGTTADGVHTLDIPNLRVYLNLEFRKLTSAIKEVHLIPPATFAMIHCVTEYKREGSGVNQLVFGIYQCGTDFVEVVSATWHNSMIKTYLVGSYSFHCPLQMIQFYLVLRQIKHLGSEYADELTKSDGILLRAFRENPPKNVWDRSNLPTVPETPEESNIQGGYGGPSGKTGLSDHLSALGQFDSSERISDYIKSLRSFPMNASAPLVCHSYTTHTESSVSSDYDLESLKSPPLGELPMNIGKAADLMEHYGYCFLPGNEAENALEGQQA; via the exons ATGCCACTCAATAGTTCAATCACAAATGCGCCCACTTCTTCCCCAACTCAACCTGTAACAAGCTCCCCCAACGACGCCCTTGAGTCCGCAACTTCCCCTGGATCTGTGAAGAGCACCTCTAGAGGCGGCAGAAGCAGACCAGCATCGGTT GCTTCCAAGGGCTGTATAACCTCCGCTTCTACCTTGGCGTGTAAACCAGAGGACTTCAAAAAGTGGGCGTCAATCGTGAAGCTACAACTTGAACCAAGCATCAGTTTTGTCATTCCCCCTGACCCCTGCTTCCAAAATATCCGGAGAATTCAGTCTGCCTCTGTTTGTTTACCTTCCTGGCTGGGGGACGAG ACCTCCTCATGCATTAGTCATTTACCTTCAGTTTATCGCAATTTACTAGAGAGAGTCAGGTCACTGATCAAGACAGACATCTGCTCTCTTGACAAGAACGACATTCCAGATCTGCCCTCTGCATTGCCTATAATATTGCAAATTTGCAACCATCAGGCAAGACTACGTGCTGCGGGAAAACAGCATAGCGAGATGGACATCCGCATTGGGATTGATGCCCTTATGCTTTATAGTTGTGATATGGAAGAAGGACACCCATTAACATATAA CACTGAACAAACGCTCAAGCTCCCCTCAGCTGCAACCGAAGCATTTGATGTCACCGGTACTACTGCAGATGGGGTTCATACATTAGATATCCCAAACCTACGTGTTTACCTGAATCTTGAGTTCCGGAAGCTAACATCTGCCATTAAAGAGGTTCACTTAATCCCTCCTGCTACGTTTGCCATGATACATTGTGTAACTGAATACAAGCGCGAGGGAAGCGGTGTAAACCAG CTTGTCTTTGGTATCTACCAATGTGGCACGGATTTTGTCGAAGTTGTCTCAGCAACCTGGCATAACAGCATG ATCAAGACTTATCTTGTTGGATCATATTCGTTTCACTGTCCGCTTCAAATGATCCAATTCTACCTGGTCCTCCGACAGATTAAACACTTAGGATCAGAGTATGCTGACGAATTGACCAAATCCGATGGTATTCTACTACGAGCATTTAGGGAGAATCCGCCAAAGAATGTTTGGGACAGAAGCAACCTACCAACTGTCCCTGAAACCCCAGAAGAGTCGAATATTCAAGGGGGATATGGAGGGCCATCTGGAAAGACAG GACTTTCAGATCATTTGTCGGCGCTTGGTCAGTTTGACAGTTCCGAAAGAATATCAGATTATATCAAGAGCCTCAG ATCCTTCCCTATGAATGCGTCCGCCCCTCTTGTTTGCCACAGCTACACAACTCACACCGAAAGCTCAGTCTCTTCCGACTATGATCTTGAAAGTCTGAAAAGCCCCCCACTGGGCGAACTTCCTATGAATATCGGCAAAGCTGCTGACCTTATGGAACACTACGGATATTGCTTCCTGCCAGGGAACGAGGCGGAAAACGCTCTGGAAGGGCAGCAAGCTTGA